A region of Thermococcus argininiproducens DNA encodes the following proteins:
- a CDS encoding hydroxymethylglutaryl-CoA synthase — protein sequence MKKLLKPIKDVGIVGYGAYVPMFRIKNEEIGRVWGVSSFPIQEKSVNNLDEDAITIGIEAARNALKRARIDPREIRALWFGTESKPYAVKPSATVIAEAIGATPELDAADFEFACKAGTEALQAAIGFVGSGMAKYAMAIGADTSQGRPGDHLEFTASAGGAAYIVGEKSNETLAYFEGSYSYVTDTPDFWRRQHEHYPRHGNRFTGEPAYFHQIISAAKGLMEELGYSPNDFDYAVFHQPNVKFPLTAAKILGIPKEKVLPGLLTGVIGNTYSGATLVGISAVLDIAKPGDRILWVSFGSGAGSDAFSLIVQDAIEEKRDLAPKTMDYVNRKKYLDYALYAKHRGKYIL from the coding sequence ATGAAGAAACTGTTAAAGCCAATAAAGGATGTTGGTATCGTTGGTTACGGTGCATACGTGCCAATGTTTAGAATTAAAAATGAGGAGATTGGAAGGGTATGGGGAGTTAGTAGCTTTCCAATCCAAGAAAAATCCGTAAATAATTTGGACGAAGATGCCATAACAATTGGTATTGAAGCTGCTAGAAATGCCCTTAAGAGGGCCCGTATAGATCCGAGGGAGATTAGGGCCCTTTGGTTTGGTACAGAGTCAAAACCTTATGCTGTTAAACCTTCTGCAACTGTCATAGCTGAAGCAATTGGGGCAACTCCCGAGTTAGATGCTGCAGATTTTGAGTTTGCATGTAAAGCCGGAACCGAAGCCCTCCAAGCAGCTATTGGATTTGTGGGTAGTGGCATGGCCAAATATGCTATGGCAATTGGAGCAGATACTTCTCAAGGAAGGCCCGGAGACCATTTAGAATTTACTGCTTCTGCTGGAGGAGCAGCTTATATTGTTGGAGAAAAGAGTAATGAAACCTTAGCATATTTTGAAGGAAGCTACTCTTATGTAACTGATACTCCTGATTTCTGGAGGAGACAACACGAGCACTATCCAAGACATGGTAATAGGTTCACTGGTGAACCTGCTTACTTCCATCAAATAATAAGTGCTGCAAAAGGTCTAATGGAGGAACTCGGTTATTCGCCAAATGATTTTGATTACGCAGTGTTCCATCAACCTAATGTTAAGTTCCCCCTCACTGCAGCAAAGATCCTTGGTATTCCAAAAGAGAAAGTTTTGCCGGGTTTACTCACCGGTGTAATAGGAAACACTTACAGTGGAGCGACTCTTGTAGGAATCTCGGCAGTTTTAGATATCGCAAAGCCAGGAGATAGGATCCTATGGGTGAGCTTTGGAAGTGGGGCAGGAAGCGATGCTTTTAGCCTTATTGTGCAGGATGCGATTGAGGAGAAGAGAGATCTAGCTCCAAAAACAATGGATTACGTGAACAGGAAGAAATATCTCGATTATGCTCTATACGCAAAGCACAGAGGTAAGTACATTTTGTGA